The proteins below come from a single Paracoccus sp. SCSIO 75233 genomic window:
- a CDS encoding PaaI family thioesterase, with protein MDIEQRIRESFGKQTMMQTLGAELLSVDQGRVVIAAAILPTSLQQHGAGHAGLAFSIGDSAAGYSALTVMEAGHEVMTVEMKINLMAPAIGDRLVAEGRVIRAGRRIVVVAADVFAEKDSARKHVAMLQGTMIPV; from the coding sequence ATGGACATCGAACAGCGGATCCGTGAGAGCTTCGGCAAGCAGACCATGATGCAGACGCTCGGTGCTGAACTGCTCAGCGTCGATCAGGGCCGCGTCGTCATCGCCGCCGCGATTCTGCCGACCAGCTTGCAGCAACACGGTGCCGGTCATGCCGGTCTGGCCTTCTCCATCGGCGATTCGGCGGCGGGTTATTCGGCGCTGACGGTGATGGAGGCGGGCCACGAGGTGATGACGGTCGAGATGAAGATCAACCTGATGGCGCCCGCGATCGGTGACAGGCTCGTCGCTGAAGGCAGGGTGATCCGCGCCGGCCGCCGGATTGTCGTGGTCGCCGCGGATGTGTTCGCCGAGAAGGACAGTGCCCGCAAGCATGTCGCCATGCTGCAAGGCACCATGATCCCGGTTTAG
- the ruvC gene encoding crossover junction endodeoxyribonuclease RuvC — translation MRVLGIDPGLQNMGWGVIELDGARLRHIANGIVKSGQGALGPRLLLLYRGLVDVIAAHAPTDAAVEQTFVNKDAVGTLKLGQARGIALLAPAEAGLEIGEYAPNAVKKAVVGVGHAAKEQVQHMVRHQLPGVEFAGADAADALAIAICHAHHLQSRSIRIKVSA, via the coding sequence ATGAGGGTGCTGGGCATCGACCCCGGATTGCAGAATATGGGCTGGGGCGTGATCGAACTGGACGGCGCGCGCCTGCGCCACATCGCCAATGGCATCGTCAAATCGGGTCAGGGCGCGCTTGGCCCGCGGCTGCTGCTGCTTTATCGCGGGCTGGTGGATGTGATCGCGGCCCATGCGCCCACAGACGCCGCCGTGGAACAGACCTTCGTCAACAAGGACGCGGTCGGCACGCTGAAACTGGGTCAGGCGCGCGGCATCGCCTTGCTGGCCCCGGCAGAGGCCGGGCTGGAAATCGGGGAATACGCACCGAACGCCGTGAAAAAAGCCGTGGTCGGTGTCGGCCATGCCGCGAAGGAGCAGGTGCAGCACATGGTCCGCCACCAGCTTCCGGGGGTGGAGTTCGCCGGGGCCGACGCTGCGGACGCGCTCGCCATTGCCATCTGCCACGCCCATCACCTGCAATCGCGCAGCATCCGCATCAAGGTGAGTGCATGA
- a CDS encoding acyl-CoA thioesterase — MYPLIRFVKEFVKFRNAPKLGLLDAHISTHICWPWDLDPWIELNNGRTLTLYDLGRLPMASRTGLLRLMRENRWNITVAGNSVRYRRRVRGFDRFTMVTRALGWDSRFIYLEQSMWRKGECCNQMLLRSAVVGPNGILPPAEAVKALGEDPESPELPDWVQAWIAADAQRPWPPVMPDDAKAAIAAS, encoded by the coding sequence ATGTACCCTTTGATCCGTTTCGTGAAGGAATTCGTGAAATTCCGCAACGCGCCAAAGCTTGGGCTGCTGGATGCCCATATCTCGACCCATATCTGCTGGCCGTGGGATCTCGACCCGTGGATCGAGCTGAATAACGGCCGGACGCTGACGCTGTATGACCTCGGGCGCTTGCCGATGGCCTCACGCACCGGATTGCTGCGCCTGATGCGTGAAAATCGCTGGAACATCACCGTGGCCGGAAACTCGGTGCGTTATCGCCGCCGTGTCCGTGGCTTCGACCGTTTCACGATGGTGACGCGCGCGCTTGGCTGGGACAGCCGGTTCATCTATCTGGAGCAATCCATGTGGCGCAAAGGGGAGTGCTGCAATCAGATGCTTCTGCGCAGCGCCGTGGTCGGCCCGAACGGCATCCTGCCACCGGCGGAGGCCGTCAAGGCGCTTGGTGAAGACCCGGAAAGCCCGGAGCTGCCGGATTGGGTACAGGCCTGGATTGCCGCAGATGCACAGCGACCTTGGCCCCCGGTCATGCCTGATGACGCAAAAGCCGCAATCGCAGCCAGCTAG
- the asd gene encoding aspartate-semialdehyde dehydrogenase, translating into MAMNDTPRVGLIGWRGMVGSVLMDRMTTEGDFDKIEPVFFSTSNAGGKAPLGDAPLADAYDLAALKSCEAILTCQGGDYTKEIHGKLRAEGWDGHWIDAASTLRMSDDALIVLDPVNRPQIDAAMLAGNRNWIGGNCTVSCMLMGVGALFKAGLVEWMSTQTYQAASGGGAKHMRELLTQFGTLNAEVRDLLDDPKSAILEIDRKVLARQQAMLGSDEAAQFGAVLGGSVIPWIDADLGNGVSKEEWKGMAETNKILGRGPDALGGSDERAIPVDGFCVRIGAMRCHSQALTFKLKGDVPVGEIEAMIDGDNPWSKVVPNEKEATMRDLTPVAVTGTMTIPVGRIRKLAMGPEYVGAFTIGDQLLWGAAEPLRRMLRILIEG; encoded by the coding sequence ATGGCGATGAATGATACGCCGCGGGTCGGCCTGATCGGCTGGCGGGGCATGGTAGGTTCGGTTCTGATGGACCGGATGACGACCGAAGGCGATTTCGACAAGATCGAGCCGGTGTTCTTCTCGACCTCCAATGCGGGCGGCAAAGCTCCGCTGGGCGATGCGCCGCTGGCCGATGCCTATGATCTGGCGGCCCTGAAAAGCTGCGAGGCGATCCTGACCTGTCAGGGCGGCGACTACACCAAGGAGATTCACGGCAAGCTGCGCGCCGAGGGCTGGGACGGTCACTGGATCGACGCGGCATCCACCCTGCGGATGAGCGATGACGCGCTGATCGTGCTGGACCCGGTCAACCGCCCGCAGATCGACGCGGCGATGTTAGCGGGCAATCGCAACTGGATTGGCGGAAACTGCACGGTGTCCTGCATGCTCATGGGGGTCGGCGCGCTGTTCAAGGCCGGGCTGGTCGAATGGATGTCGACCCAGACCTATCAGGCGGCCTCCGGCGGCGGTGCCAAGCATATGCGCGAGTTGCTGACCCAATTCGGCACGCTGAACGCCGAGGTGCGTGACCTTCTGGACGATCCGAAATCCGCAATCCTCGAAATCGACCGCAAGGTGCTGGCCCGCCAGCAGGCGATGCTGGGCAGCGATGAGGCCGCGCAGTTCGGCGCGGTTCTGGGCGGCTCGGTCATCCCGTGGATTGACGCCGATCTGGGCAATGGCGTTTCCAAGGAAGAATGGAAAGGCATGGCCGAGACGAACAAGATCCTCGGTCGCGGCCCCGACGCTCTTGGCGGCTCGGATGAACGCGCGATCCCGGTGGACGGGTTCTGCGTGCGGATCGGTGCGATGCGCTGCCATTCGCAGGCGCTGACATTCAAGCTGAAAGGCGATGTCCCGGTCGGCGAGATCGAGGCGATGATCGACGGGGACAACCCGTGGTCCAAGGTCGTGCCGAACGAGAAAGAGGCGACGATGCGCGATCTGACCCCCGTTGCCGTTACAGGCACGATGACCATTCCGGTCGGTCGCATCCGCAAGCTGGCTATGGGGCCGGAATATGTGGGCGCGTTCACCATAGGCGACCAGCTGCTGTGGGGTGCGGCAGAGCCGCTGCGCCGGATGCTGCGCATTCTGATCGAGGGGTAA
- the ruvA gene encoding Holliday junction branch migration protein RuvA, with protein sequence MIGRIAGIILHRAPDQVMIDVRGVGYIVHISERTAASMPPVGQATALYTDLLVREDLLQLFGFPTLLEKEWHKLLTSVQGIGAKASLAILGTLGADGLGRAIALGDWSAVRKAQGVGPKLAQRVVLELKDKAPSVMAMGGELTVDTGAPVIEAETAATAAPAPAQPSPANPPQGTAAAQSEALSALTNLGYNPSEAATAVARAAQAEPEAATPALIRAALRSLAPKE encoded by the coding sequence ATGATCGGGCGCATCGCAGGCATCATCCTTCACCGTGCGCCGGATCAGGTGATGATCGACGTGCGCGGCGTCGGCTATATCGTCCATATCAGCGAACGCACCGCCGCCAGCATGCCGCCGGTCGGGCAGGCGACGGCGCTTTATACCGATCTGCTGGTGCGTGAGGATCTGTTGCAGCTTTTCGGCTTCCCGACGCTGCTGGAGAAGGAATGGCACAAGCTCCTGACCTCGGTTCAGGGCATTGGGGCGAAGGCATCGCTGGCGATCCTCGGGACATTGGGGGCAGACGGGCTGGGCCGGGCCATAGCGCTTGGCGACTGGTCGGCGGTCCGCAAGGCACAGGGCGTCGGGCCGAAACTGGCGCAGCGCGTCGTTCTGGAGCTGAAGGACAAGGCCCCATCCGTCATGGCAATGGGGGGTGAGTTGACCGTGGACACCGGCGCACCAGTGATCGAGGCAGAGACCGCCGCGACCGCCGCTCCTGCCCCGGCACAGCCATCACCCGCCAATCCGCCACAGGGCACCGCCGCCGCCCAGTCCGAGGCGCTGTCCGCGCTGACCAATCTCGGCTATAACCCCTCCGAAGCCGCCACTGCCGTGGCCCGCGCCGCACAGGCGGAACCGGAGGCGGCGACACCGGCCCTCATCCGTGCCGCGCTGCGCTCGCTGGCCCCGAAGGAATAG
- the ruvB gene encoding Holliday junction branch migration DNA helicase RuvB, whose translation MDAPDPTLRPEPMPEDEPGRALRPQALEEFIGQAEARTNLRVFIESARRRGEAMDHTLFHGPPGLGKTTLAQIIARELGVNFKMTSGPVLARAGDLAAILTNLESRDVLFIDEIHRMNPAVEEVLYPAMEDFELDLMIGEGPAARTVRIELQPFTLVGATTRLGLLTTPLRDRFGIPTRLQFYTIDELDEIVRRGARLMGYDADPDGTREIARRARGTPRIAGRLLRRVADFALVDGDGRISREIADSALTRLGVDDLGLDGADRRYLSLIAENYGGGPVGVETISAALSESRDAIEEVIEPYLLQQGLIARTPRGRMLAAKAWRHLGLDAPAPAQQAGLFED comes from the coding sequence ATGGACGCCCCCGACCCAACCTTGCGCCCCGAACCAATGCCCGAGGACGAGCCGGGCCGCGCCCTGCGTCCGCAGGCGCTTGAGGAATTCATCGGTCAGGCCGAAGCCCGCACCAATCTGCGCGTCTTTATCGAAAGCGCGCGACGCCGGGGGGAGGCGATGGATCACACGCTGTTCCACGGCCCGCCGGGGCTGGGCAAGACCACGCTGGCACAGATCATCGCGCGCGAACTCGGCGTGAACTTCAAGATGACCTCCGGCCCGGTGCTGGCGCGCGCGGGCGATCTGGCGGCGATCCTGACCAATCTGGAATCGCGCGACGTGCTGTTCATCGACGAGATCCACCGGATGAACCCCGCCGTGGAGGAGGTGCTCTATCCGGCCATGGAGGATTTCGAGCTTGATCTGATGATCGGTGAAGGCCCCGCCGCCCGCACCGTGCGGATCGAGTTACAGCCCTTTACGTTGGTCGGCGCGACCACGCGGCTCGGCCTGCTCACCACGCCGCTGCGCGACCGGTTCGGCATCCCGACACGGCTGCAATTCTATACTATCGACGAGTTGGACGAGATCGTGCGACGCGGCGCGCGGCTGATGGGTTACGACGCCGACCCCGACGGCACGCGGGAGATCGCACGGCGCGCACGCGGCACGCCCCGGATCGCGGGCCGGTTGCTGCGGCGGGTGGCGGATTTCGCGCTTGTCGATGGCGACGGCCGGATCTCGCGGGAGATTGCGGACAGCGCGCTGACCCGCCTCGGTGTCGACGATCTGGGCTTGGACGGGGCTGACCGGCGCTATCTCAGCCTGATTGCCGAGAATTACGGCGGCGGCCCGGTCGGGGTGGAGACGATTTCCGCCGCACTCTCCGAAAGCCGGGACGCGATTGAGGAAGTGATCGAGCCGTATCTGCTGCAACAAGGTCTGATCGCCCGGACGCCACGGGGGCGGATGCTGGCGGCGAAAGCGTGGCGGCATCTGGGGCTGGACGCGCCCGCCCCGGCACAGCAGGCGGGATTGTTCGAGGATTGA
- a CDS encoding Na+/H+ antiporter subunit C encodes MEALVAIAIGAMTAAGIYLVLRLRTFPTVIGMTMMSYAINLFLVASGRLAVNKPPILHGDAPWTAYTDPLPQALTLTAIVISFGMTAVVVLLALGAYVESGDDYIDMPDADRREDGDAE; translated from the coding sequence ATGGAAGCTCTCGTCGCCATTGCAATTGGTGCCATGACCGCAGCCGGAATATATCTGGTGCTGCGCCTGCGCACCTTCCCGACGGTGATCGGGATGACGATGATGTCCTATGCGATCAACCTGTTTCTGGTCGCCTCGGGCCGTCTGGCCGTGAACAAGCCGCCGATCCTGCATGGGGATGCGCCCTGGACGGCCTACACCGATCCGCTGCCGCAGGCGCTGACGCTGACCGCCATCGTGATCTCCTTCGGGATGACGGCGGTCGTGGTGCTGCTGGCGCTTGGTGCCTATGTCGAAAGCGGGGACGACTATATCGACATGCCGGATGCTGACCGGCGTGAGGACGGGGACGCGGAATGA
- a CDS encoding peroxiredoxin gives MALSEGDRLPDGKLLKMTENGPAEVDLGDYQSGRVAIFALPGAFTGTCSTQHVPSFMRTADQFRAKGVDRIVCISVNDPFVMGAWEKDTGAGEAGLTFLSDADGSFTNAMGMSFDAPPIGLIGRSKRYAMLVEDGVIKTLQAEENPGECAISGGEALLEKA, from the coding sequence ATGGCACTCTCTGAAGGCGATAGGCTGCCTGATGGCAAGCTTCTGAAAATGACCGAGAACGGCCCGGCGGAGGTCGATCTGGGGGACTATCAGTCGGGGCGCGTGGCGATCTTCGCGCTGCCCGGTGCGTTCACCGGCACCTGCTCGACCCAGCATGTGCCCAGCTTCATGCGCACCGCCGATCAGTTCCGGGCCAAGGGCGTGGACCGGATCGTCTGCATCAGTGTCAACGACCCGTTCGTCATGGGCGCATGGGAGAAAGATACCGGCGCAGGCGAGGCCGGGCTGACCTTCCTGTCCGACGCGGATGGCAGCTTCACCAACGCAATGGGCATGAGCTTTGACGCGCCCCCGATCGGGCTGATCGGACGGTCGAAACGCTATGCGATGCTGGTTGAGGACGGGGTGATCAAGACCCTTCAGGCCGAGGAAAACCCCGGCGAATGCGCAATCTCGGGCGGCGAGGCGCTGCTGGAGAAAGCCTAA
- a CDS encoding YggT family protein yields MTTIYQVIMLLLDVLWFIMIAHIIMSWLINFQVLNLRQPLVAQLWNGLSSLLEPIYAPVRRILPATPGLDLAPLVVFIGIIIIRMALQNNAGFFYGY; encoded by the coding sequence ATGACGACGATTTATCAGGTGATCATGTTGTTGCTGGATGTGCTCTGGTTCATCATGATCGCGCATATCATCATGTCCTGGCTGATCAATTTTCAGGTGCTGAACCTGCGTCAGCCTTTGGTGGCGCAACTCTGGAACGGGCTGTCCTCGCTGCTGGAACCGATTTACGCGCCGGTGCGCCGCATCCTGCCCGCGACGCCCGGTCTGGACCTTGCGCCGCTGGTGGTGTTCATCGGGATCATCATCATCCGCATGGCGCTGCAGAATAACGCGGGCTTCTTCTACGGCTACTGA
- a CDS encoding monovalent cation/H+ antiporter subunit A, with protein MSPALIAVLPFLGALLPGLLIRSGRNVAASACGTMTFLALVGLCLHIPTVLAGGVVTDSFDWLPRIGLNASFRIDGLSLLFGILILGIGLLIITYARYYLSKDDPVGQFYTYLMLFQGAMVGIVLSDNILLLLVFWELTSLSSFLLIGYWKHLPEGRQGARMALTVTGMGGLAMIAGMMILGNIAGSYRITDILAARDVIQASPMYLPALVLILIGAFTKSAQFPFHFWLPHAMAAPTPVSAYLHSATMVKAGLFLMARLWPVLAGTPEWFYIVATTGLVTMLIGAVIAFFKDDLKALLAFSTVSHLGLITMLLGMGTEAAAIAAVFHIINHATFKAALFMTAGIIDHETGTRSIARLGGLRKLMPVTFLIGTIAALSMAGIPPFNGFLSKEMMLSEAADTVWAGSQNGFLIVAGVASLFSVAYSLRFIWHVFFGPERDDYPHHPHDPGFGLLVGPAFLTVLVVLIGLIPMTMVGWLVRISADAVTGLETHPKIYMWHGVNPALITTIIAVIGGIILLSAHRVLQAGWDAAPRPEAKTMFDAVIRRAARWSQAVNDALHDGRLARGGSMMAITVVMAGVFAWATGSVGPMTRDMLPIEPIPAVGFVLLIVATGCMVTFHRNRLLALVLIGIVGLIVSCAFVYLSAPDLALTQISVEVATVMLMLLALNFLPKRTWVETGGLRRGADALIATAVGLAFGGLSYAILRRDFAFETISRYHLENSHDLGGGDNVVNVTLVDFRGYDTFGEITVLGIAALVIYAMTETLMTGSSNRRLLNWKHTQRKAGDRHPLPLVIATRLILPMSLTVGLFIFLRGHNQPGGGFVAGLIVAISLLMQYMASGFAWAQERQRVPFHAMIGAGVVVAAATGMGAWLFGVPFLTSNYTYVKLPFLEEFELATAMAFDLGVFLCVLGAVMLALNSLSRIARRAGETVNREPMDVDPSRHSHQEGEAV; from the coding sequence ATGTCGCCAGCCCTGATCGCCGTGCTGCCCTTCCTTGGAGCGCTTCTTCCGGGATTATTGATCCGTTCCGGTCGCAACGTCGCCGCGTCGGCCTGCGGGACGATGACGTTTCTGGCGCTTGTCGGGCTGTGCCTGCATATCCCGACGGTGCTGGCGGGCGGGGTCGTGACGGACAGTTTCGACTGGCTGCCCCGCATCGGGCTGAATGCCAGCTTTCGCATTGACGGGCTGAGCCTGCTGTTCGGGATCCTGATCCTCGGCATCGGGCTGCTGATCATCACCTATGCGCGATATTACCTGTCCAAGGACGATCCGGTCGGGCAGTTCTATACCTATCTGATGCTGTTTCAGGGCGCCATGGTCGGCATTGTCCTGTCGGATAACATCCTGCTGCTGCTGGTGTTCTGGGAGCTGACCTCGCTGTCGTCCTTCCTGCTGATCGGCTATTGGAAGCATCTGCCGGAGGGCCGTCAGGGCGCGCGGATGGCGCTGACCGTGACCGGGATGGGCGGGCTCGCGATGATCGCGGGGATGATGATCCTCGGCAATATCGCCGGAAGCTACCGGATCACCGATATTCTCGCCGCGCGTGATGTCATTCAGGCCTCGCCCATGTATCTGCCGGCGCTTGTCCTGATCCTGATCGGGGCGTTCACCAAATCCGCGCAGTTCCCGTTCCATTTCTGGCTGCCGCATGCAATGGCCGCGCCGACGCCGGTTTCGGCCTATCTCCACTCTGCCACGATGGTGAAGGCCGGGCTGTTCCTGATGGCGCGGTTGTGGCCGGTGCTGGCAGGAACGCCGGAGTGGTTTTATATCGTCGCGACAACCGGACTGGTGACGATGCTGATCGGGGCCGTGATCGCGTTCTTCAAGGACGATCTGAAAGCATTGCTGGCGTTTTCGACCGTCAGCCATCTCGGCCTGATTACCATGCTGCTCGGCATGGGGACGGAGGCGGCGGCAATTGCGGCCGTGTTCCACATCATCAACCACGCGACCTTCAAGGCGGCGCTGTTCATGACCGCCGGGATCATCGACCATGAGACCGGGACGCGGTCCATTGCGCGGCTTGGCGGGTTGCGGAAGCTGATGCCGGTGACCTTCCTGATCGGGACGATTGCGGCGCTGTCTATGGCTGGCATCCCGCCGTTCAACGGGTTCCTGTCGAAAGAGATGATGCTGTCAGAGGCCGCCGATACGGTCTGGGCGGGCAGCCAGAACGGGTTTTTGATCGTCGCCGGCGTGGCCTCGCTGTTTTCCGTGGCCTATTCGCTTCGTTTCATCTGGCATGTCTTCTTCGGGCCGGAGCGGGACGATTATCCGCATCACCCCCATGATCCCGGTTTCGGGCTGTTGGTTGGTCCCGCCTTCCTGACAGTGCTGGTTGTGCTGATCGGGCTGATCCCGATGACGATGGTGGGATGGTTGGTGCGGATCTCTGCCGATGCGGTTACCGGGCTGGAAACCCATCCGAAGATCTATATGTGGCACGGCGTGAACCCGGCGCTCATCACCACGATCATCGCCGTGATCGGCGGTATTATTCTGCTGTCCGCGCATCGGGTGCTGCAAGCGGGCTGGGATGCCGCGCCGCGACCGGAAGCGAAAACCATGTTCGACGCCGTCATCCGCCGCGCTGCCCGCTGGTCGCAGGCGGTGAACGACGCCCTGCATGACGGGCGGCTGGCCCGCGGCGGCTCGATGATGGCGATTACGGTTGTGATGGCGGGGGTATTTGCCTGGGCTACCGGCTCCGTCGGTCCCATGACCCGCGACATGCTGCCGATAGAGCCAATTCCGGCGGTCGGCTTTGTCCTGCTGATCGTCGCGACGGGCTGCATGGTCACGTTCCATCGCAACCGCCTTCTGGCGCTGGTGCTGATTGGGATTGTCGGGCTGATCGTGTCCTGCGCCTTTGTCTACCTGTCCGCGCCGGATCTCGCCCTGACCCAGATCTCGGTGGAGGTCGCCACGGTCATGCTGATGCTGCTGGCGCTCAACTTCCTGCCGAAGCGGACCTGGGTGGAGACCGGCGGCCTCAGACGCGGCGCGGATGCGCTGATCGCGACGGCGGTCGGACTGGCTTTCGGCGGGCTCAGCTATGCCATCCTGCGCCGCGATTTCGCGTTCGAGACGATTTCGCGCTACCATCTGGAGAACAGCCATGACCTCGGCGGCGGCGACAACGTGGTCAATGTGACGCTGGTCGACTTCCGTGGCTATGATACGTTTGGGGAAATCACCGTCCTGGGCATCGCCGCGCTCGTCATCTACGCGATGACAGAGACGCTGATGACCGGCAGTTCCAACCGGCGATTGCTGAACTGGAAGCACACGCAGCGCAAGGCCGGGGACCGGCACCCGCTGCCGCTGGTCATCGCGACACGGCTGATCCTGCCGATGTCGCTGACCGTCGGCCTGTTCATCTTCCTGCGTGGCCATAACCAGCCGGGTGGCGGGTTCGTCGCCGGTCTGATCGTCGCGATTTCGCTGCTGATGCAGTACATGGCCTCCGGCTTCGCGTGGGCGCAGGAGAGGCAGCGCGTGCCATTCCACGCCATGATCGGTGCGGGGGTGGTCGTCGCGGCGGCGACCGGCATGGGGGCGTGGCTGTTCGGGGTGCCGTTCCTGACCTCCAACTACACCTACGTCAAGCTGCCCTTCCTTGAAGAATTCGAGCTGGCGACGGCGATGGCGTTCGATCTTGGCGTCTTCCTTTGCGTGCTGGGTGCGGTGATGCTTGCCCTGAACTCGCTGTCGCGGATCGCACGGCGGGCGGGGGAGACGGTGAACCGCGAGCCGATGGATGTCGATCCGTCCCGTCATTCGCATCAGGAAGGGGAGGCGGTCTGA
- the recQ gene encoding DNA helicase RecQ — protein MQADLLRQIFGFDGFRPGQQEIVEAVADGRDVLAIMPTGGGKSLCYQLPAITRDGVTVVISPLIALMRDQVRALREAGVAAGALTSGNTEAETDEVFAALREGSLKMLYMAPERLASGGTLNLLRRAGVTAIAVDEAHCVSQWGHDFRPDYLRIGELKRALNVPLSAFTATADAETRAEIVTRLFAGTEPVTFLRGFDRPNIHLAFQPKNQPRRQIMDFVAARPGQSGIVYCGSRAKTEALANALNASGHPALHYHGGMEAEARREAEARFQREDGLIVAATVAFGMGIDKPDIRWVAHADLPKSIEAYYQEIGRAGRDGEPAETLTLYGPDDIRMRRAQIDEGLAENDRKDADHARLNALLGLAEATSCRRVMLLAYFGDEAQPCGNCDLCQTPPDIFDATKPVQMALSAMLRTGEWFGAGHIIDVLTGNETDKTRQRGHDKLPTWGVGKDWSRPQWQAIIRQMMGRDLCRPDPARHGALHITETAHPILRGEAQISLREDRIKRAKPAFTPKMQVAEEDAPLFSALKAKRRALAEAQRVPAYVIFPDRTLQEMAERRPQTLDEMARINGVGAKKLDSYGDAFLGVIAGEAAPMHPQRRALAGREAGTLFDRLAETQMRLARGEDGTEKPLSCSTSQLRRIAEARPASREALSRVLDDARLDRFASAFLDDIASR, from the coding sequence ATGCAAGCGGACCTGCTGCGCCAGATCTTCGGTTTCGACGGTTTCCGCCCCGGCCAGCAGGAAATCGTCGAGGCCGTGGCGGACGGCCGCGACGTGCTGGCGATCATGCCGACGGGTGGCGGCAAGTCGCTATGCTACCAGCTTCCGGCGATCACGCGGGATGGGGTGACGGTTGTGATCTCTCCGTTGATTGCACTGATGCGCGATCAGGTGCGGGCGCTGCGTGAGGCGGGGGTTGCTGCGGGTGCGCTGACCTCTGGCAATACCGAAGCCGAGACGGACGAAGTGTTCGCCGCATTGCGCGAAGGTAGCCTCAAGATGCTTTATATGGCGCCGGAGCGGCTGGCCTCGGGCGGGACGCTTAACTTGCTGCGACGTGCCGGGGTGACGGCCATCGCCGTGGATGAGGCGCATTGCGTCAGCCAGTGGGGCCATGATTTCCGCCCCGACTACCTGCGCATCGGTGAGCTGAAACGGGCGCTGAACGTCCCGCTGTCGGCCTTCACCGCCACAGCCGATGCCGAGACGCGGGCGGAGATTGTCACGCGGCTGTTTGCCGGGACCGAGCCCGTCACCTTCCTGCGGGGCTTTGATCGCCCGAATATTCATCTGGCGTTCCAGCCCAAGAACCAGCCGCGCCGTCAGATCATGGATTTCGTCGCCGCCCGTCCCGGTCAGTCGGGCATCGTCTATTGCGGATCGCGGGCGAAGACGGAGGCGCTTGCCAATGCTCTGAACGCGTCGGGCCACCCGGCCCTGCATTATCATGGCGGGATGGAGGCGGAGGCGCGGCGCGAGGCGGAGGCGCGGTTTCAGCGCGAGGACGGGCTGATCGTCGCCGCCACGGTGGCCTTCGGGATGGGCATCGACAAGCCGGATATCCGCTGGGTTGCCCATGCCGATTTGCCGAAATCCATCGAGGCCTATTATCAGGAAATCGGCCGCGCTGGTCGCGATGGTGAACCGGCAGAAACGCTGACGCTTTACGGGCCCGACGATATCCGCATGCGCCGCGCCCAGATCGATGAGGGGCTGGCGGAAAATGACCGCAAGGATGCCGACCACGCGCGGCTGAATGCGCTTCTGGGGCTGGCAGAAGCGACCTCCTGCCGCCGTGTGATGCTGCTGGCCTATTTCGGGGATGAGGCGCAGCCCTGCGGCAATTGCGATCTGTGCCAGACCCCGCCGGATATATTCGACGCGACGAAGCCGGTGCAGATGGCGCTGTCGGCCATGCTGCGTACCGGCGAGTGGTTCGGTGCGGGCCATATCATCGACGTGCTGACCGGGAATGAGACCGACAAGACCCGCCAGCGCGGCCATGACAAGCTGCCGACATGGGGGGTCGGCAAGGATTGGTCACGCCCGCAATGGCAAGCGATCATCCGCCAGATGATGGGCCGCGACCTGTGCCGCCCCGATCCGGCGCGCCACGGTGCGCTGCATATCACCGAAACCGCCCATCCGATCCTGCGCGGCGAGGCGCAGATCAGCCTGCGCGAGGACCGCATCAAACGCGCGAAACCGGCCTTCACCCCCAAAATGCAGGTTGCGGAGGAGGACGCGCCGCTGTTTTCCGCGCTCAAGGCCAAGCGTCGGGCCCTGGCGGAGGCGCAGCGGGTGCCTGCCTATGTCATCTTCCCCGACCGGACCTTGCAGGAAATGGCCGAACGCCGCCCGCAGACGCTGGATGAGATGGCGCGAATCAACGGTGTCGGGGCCAAGAAGCTGGACAGCTACGGCGATGCGTTCCTCGGGGTCATTGCCGGAGAGGCCGCGCCGATGCATCCGCAACGCCGCGCGCTTGCCGGGCGGGAGGCCGGAACGCTGTTCGACCGGCTGGCCGAGACCCAGATGCGGCTGGCCCGGGGCGAGGATGGAACGGAAAAACCGCTGAGTTGCTCGACCAGCCAGCTGCGCCGCATCGCCGAAGCGCGCCCCGCCAGCCGCGAGGCCTTGTCGCGTGTTCTGGACGATGCCCGGCTTGACCGCTTCGCCTCGGCCTTTCTGGACGACATCGCCTCACGATGA